One Georgenia wutianyii DNA segment encodes these proteins:
- a CDS encoding phospholipid carrier-dependent glycosyltransferase encodes MEGQTPEVAAATNEPASGRTRRRTREVPLRTDVLWSLLLAAAAVLLSVLGVLGGTQISALDEHTHLDYAYKVSQGELPYTGVPLSDFTLEEWSCRGQQSIAEALPPCEEATADEVAPSDYPARGENYNAWHPPLYYAAAAAAGTVAEALGQSFTTGARLSGGLWLAAAVVAMYGVLRHWRLRPALAASGAAVIMAVPSIVHASSTVTNDAPAALLGVGALWVLTRVFRDGRTGWFAWVLPTVIAVLAANVKLMSTVAILTAVGVVALSALPQLRDRNWGEAVRRLLIAVVPVLAVGASALAWSAFQSGRAVENWTNPIAGVNTAPVAGAPFDEWAPTLTSAFGLVDDFYVQPELMSSLIWLSVGALTVLLTAAPFMALVTFRPGQAERVVGWAALVGAVAVPLLVQGQEFLRGGGYFRGVSARYAVTLVPMTIAALTLVAHERRYQVLAYVVAVGGYLSMLLSFSGIA; translated from the coding sequence GTGGAGGGCCAGACCCCCGAGGTCGCGGCGGCGACGAACGAGCCGGCATCCGGACGCACCCGTCGCCGGACGCGCGAGGTGCCGCTGCGCACCGACGTCCTGTGGTCCCTCCTCCTCGCCGCTGCCGCTGTCCTGCTCAGCGTGCTCGGCGTGCTCGGCGGCACCCAGATCTCCGCTCTCGACGAGCACACCCACCTCGACTACGCGTACAAGGTGAGCCAGGGCGAGCTGCCCTACACCGGCGTGCCGCTGAGCGACTTCACGCTGGAGGAGTGGTCCTGCCGCGGCCAGCAGTCCATCGCCGAGGCGCTGCCGCCGTGCGAGGAGGCCACCGCGGACGAGGTCGCACCCTCGGACTACCCGGCCCGCGGGGAGAACTACAACGCCTGGCACCCGCCGCTGTACTACGCGGCGGCCGCGGCCGCCGGCACCGTCGCCGAGGCGCTGGGCCAGAGCTTCACCACCGGCGCCCGGCTCAGCGGCGGGCTGTGGCTCGCCGCCGCCGTCGTCGCGATGTACGGCGTGCTGCGCCACTGGCGGCTGCGCCCGGCGCTCGCCGCGTCCGGCGCCGCGGTGATCATGGCCGTGCCGAGCATCGTCCACGCCTCCTCCACGGTGACCAACGACGCCCCGGCCGCGCTCCTCGGCGTCGGTGCGCTGTGGGTGCTCACCCGGGTGTTCCGGGACGGGCGGACCGGCTGGTTCGCCTGGGTGCTGCCCACGGTCATCGCCGTCCTCGCGGCGAACGTCAAGCTCATGAGCACCGTCGCGATCCTCACCGCCGTGGGGGTCGTCGCGCTCAGCGCGCTGCCCCAGCTGCGCGACCGGAACTGGGGCGAGGCGGTGCGCCGGCTGCTCATCGCGGTCGTCCCGGTCCTCGCGGTCGGCGCCAGCGCCCTCGCCTGGTCGGCCTTCCAGTCCGGGCGGGCGGTGGAGAACTGGACGAACCCGATCGCCGGGGTCAACACCGCGCCCGTGGCCGGCGCACCGTTCGACGAGTGGGCGCCCACGCTCACCTCCGCCTTCGGCCTGGTCGACGACTTCTACGTCCAGCCCGAGCTCATGTCCTCCCTCATCTGGCTGAGCGTCGGCGCCCTCACCGTCCTCCTCACCGCGGCCCCGTTCATGGCGCTGGTGACGTTCCGGCCCGGCCAGGCGGAGCGGGTCGTGGGCTGGGCGGCGCTCGTCGGCGCCGTCGCCGTCCCGCTGCTCGTCCAGGGCCAGGAGTTCCTCCGCGGCGGCGGCTACTTCCGCGGGGTGAGCGCCCGCTACGCCGTCACCCTCGTGCCGATGACGATCGCCGCGCTCACGCTCGTCGCGCACGAGCGGCGCTACCAGGTCCTCGCCTACGTCGTCGCGGTCGGCGGCTACCTCAGCATGCTGCTGAGCTTCTCCGGCATCGCCTGA
- a CDS encoding NAD-dependent epimerase/dehydratase family protein encodes MRTGSHGGVAVVGGAGFLGSALARSLEGPDVHLYTRSRPVLASGSLPAELDTVSTVVWAVSQVNPQVAEERPDLVAEDEHHLLSFLRALDDHGLSPRTVLLSSGGTVYGNHGAPFAETTPTRPASAYGRAKVRLEQVLADHAACPTVVRVANAYGPGQPAGPGQGVLAHWLRAVAAGRPVTVFGDLGTARDYVAVQDVVAALLRLHQHTGALPVVNVGSGRATTLGELLDVVRDVTGTPDLAVRHEPARGFDVPATWLDVGLAREVLGWEPRTSLRSGVAATWEWLAASVAR; translated from the coding sequence ATGCGCACAGGATCGCACGGCGGGGTCGCGGTCGTCGGCGGAGCGGGGTTCCTCGGGTCGGCGCTCGCCCGGTCCCTCGAGGGCCCGGACGTCCACCTCTACACGCGCTCGCGTCCCGTCCTGGCGTCCGGGAGCCTGCCCGCGGAGCTGGACACCGTCTCCACGGTCGTGTGGGCCGTCTCCCAGGTCAACCCACAGGTCGCCGAGGAGCGTCCGGACCTCGTCGCCGAGGACGAGCACCACCTCCTCTCCTTCCTCCGCGCGCTCGACGACCACGGGCTGTCCCCCCGGACCGTGCTGCTCAGCTCGGGGGGCACGGTCTACGGGAACCACGGGGCACCCTTCGCCGAGACGACGCCCACCCGGCCCGCGAGCGCGTACGGGCGGGCGAAGGTGCGCCTGGAGCAGGTCCTGGCCGACCACGCCGCCTGCCCGACGGTCGTGCGGGTCGCCAACGCCTACGGCCCCGGCCAGCCGGCCGGGCCGGGACAGGGCGTCCTCGCCCACTGGCTGCGCGCGGTCGCGGCCGGGCGGCCGGTCACCGTGTTCGGCGACCTCGGCACGGCCCGTGACTACGTCGCCGTCCAGGACGTCGTCGCCGCCCTCCTCCGGCTGCACCAGCACACCGGCGCGCTGCCGGTGGTCAACGTCGGGTCGGGCCGGGCGACGACGCTCGGTGAGCTCCTCGACGTCGTCCGCGACGTCACCGGCACCCCGGACCTCGCCGTGCGCCACGAGCCCGCGCGCGGGTTCGACGTGCCGGCGACGTGGCTCGACGTCGGCCTCGCCCGCGAGGTGCTCGGCTGGGAGCCGCGGACGTCCCTGCGGTCGGGGGTCGCGGCCACGTGGGAGTGGCTCGCGGCGAGCGTCGCCCGCTAG
- a CDS encoding glycosyltransferase encodes MRVVQVSAHFPPNFVSGGVLVPQRFARAAAAAGHESHVYAGYLDDARTPLSTFSETHEGDVNVRWIVTTPWTAWNDEKNWYNPAVEADFRAWLAEVRPDVVHLHSLQTLGGSLVRAAKESGAAVVVTMHDFWWVCARQFLATADLTPCSVVVSCGTCPCAAGHQSLLERDARLAKELAFADVVLAPSEITAKVLRANGVPADRLRVDENGLPATEAPVAHQPSDGPLRFMFAGGPDPMKGLPVLLRAAEQVADLDGWTLDLYGAGDFPTSVPPQVRVRGRYGREELGEVLAAHDVLVLPSVNRESHSILTREALLAGLAVVCTDTLGPEEAVLDGYNGMVVPAADADALAGALRRLVTDPVAARALMGKGSASPVRTLEDQTAGVLELYAELAAPPAPVPPEEDLTVTRRASEQLMRRVLFVVGIQGAPLRYRAHLPAEALRLHGVHADVRHYRDPALPELVEQVDAVVLYRVPATSQVLDLVAQVRRRERTVPVLFDVDDLIFDPELKDEVHGLSRLSPEEIELWWRGVARYRTTMEAADMFIGSTTELCRHTTAVTGLPSRRFANGVGTLLAQASDDALQRPRAEGPLRVGYFSGTNTHDADWAAVEPAVREVLEAHPDVELWLGGLVEPTSALDGLAHRVRRLPFVGWTELPGLLRDVDIALAPLTERSRFNEAKSAIKWLEAALVETPVVASPTEPFREAIDHGRTGFLAAGHEEWVAALTSLLDDVALRHRVGSQARRDALLRWSPHLQGRVYLENLLAAADHVRREGPRRPTDWEPVVDDEPLSAADAYVEPYALPAPAGRVPAALLSHPLARKAAAARRVYRAEGAREVGRRVVRTLRARVRR; translated from the coding sequence ATGCGCGTCGTCCAGGTGTCCGCACACTTCCCACCGAACTTCGTCTCCGGCGGGGTCCTGGTCCCGCAACGGTTCGCGCGGGCGGCCGCCGCCGCGGGCCACGAGAGCCACGTCTACGCCGGGTACCTCGACGACGCGCGCACGCCGCTGTCGACCTTCAGCGAGACCCACGAGGGTGACGTGAACGTGCGGTGGATCGTCACGACGCCCTGGACCGCCTGGAACGACGAGAAGAACTGGTACAATCCCGCCGTCGAGGCCGACTTCCGCGCCTGGCTCGCCGAGGTCCGGCCCGACGTCGTCCACCTCCACTCCCTGCAGACCCTCGGTGGCTCCCTCGTGCGGGCCGCGAAGGAGTCCGGCGCGGCCGTCGTCGTCACCATGCACGACTTCTGGTGGGTGTGCGCCCGCCAGTTCCTCGCCACCGCCGACCTCACGCCGTGCTCGGTCGTCGTCTCGTGCGGCACGTGCCCCTGCGCCGCCGGCCACCAGTCGCTCCTCGAGCGCGACGCGCGGCTCGCGAAGGAGCTCGCCTTCGCCGACGTCGTCCTCGCCCCGTCGGAGATCACCGCGAAGGTGCTGCGGGCCAACGGCGTGCCCGCCGACCGGCTGCGCGTCGACGAGAACGGCCTGCCCGCGACCGAGGCGCCGGTCGCCCACCAGCCCTCCGACGGCCCGCTGCGGTTCATGTTCGCCGGCGGACCCGACCCGATGAAGGGCCTGCCGGTGCTGCTGCGCGCCGCCGAGCAGGTGGCCGACCTCGACGGCTGGACCCTCGACCTCTACGGCGCAGGCGACTTCCCCACCTCAGTGCCCCCGCAGGTCCGGGTGCGCGGACGGTACGGCCGCGAGGAGCTCGGCGAGGTCCTCGCCGCCCACGACGTCCTCGTCCTGCCCTCGGTGAACCGCGAGTCCCACTCCATCCTCACCCGCGAGGCGCTGCTCGCCGGGCTCGCCGTCGTGTGCACCGACACCCTCGGGCCCGAGGAGGCCGTCCTCGACGGGTACAACGGGATGGTCGTCCCGGCCGCCGACGCCGACGCGCTCGCCGGGGCGCTGCGCCGCCTCGTCACCGACCCCGTCGCCGCCCGCGCCCTCATGGGCAAGGGCTCGGCCAGCCCGGTGCGCACGCTGGAGGACCAGACCGCCGGCGTCCTGGAGCTCTACGCCGAGCTCGCCGCCCCGCCGGCGCCGGTGCCCCCCGAGGAGGACCTGACCGTCACCCGCCGCGCCTCCGAGCAGCTCATGCGGCGCGTGCTGTTCGTCGTCGGCATCCAGGGCGCCCCGCTGCGCTACCGGGCCCACCTGCCGGCCGAGGCGCTGCGCCTGCACGGGGTGCACGCCGACGTGCGCCACTACCGCGACCCCGCGCTGCCCGAGCTCGTCGAGCAGGTCGACGCCGTCGTCCTCTACCGCGTCCCGGCGACCTCCCAGGTGCTCGACCTCGTCGCCCAGGTGCGCCGCCGCGAGCGGACCGTCCCGGTCCTCTTCGACGTCGACGACCTCATCTTCGACCCCGAGCTCAAGGACGAGGTCCACGGCCTGAGCCGGCTCTCGCCCGAGGAGATCGAGCTGTGGTGGCGCGGCGTGGCCCGTTACCGCACGACGATGGAGGCGGCCGACATGTTCATCGGCTCCACCACCGAGCTGTGCCGCCACACCACCGCCGTCACCGGGCTGCCCTCCCGTCGCTTCGCCAACGGCGTCGGCACCCTGCTCGCCCAGGCCTCCGACGACGCCCTCCAGCGCCCCCGTGCCGAGGGTCCGCTGCGGGTGGGCTACTTCTCCGGCACGAACACCCACGACGCCGACTGGGCCGCCGTCGAGCCCGCCGTCCGCGAGGTGCTCGAGGCGCACCCCGACGTCGAGCTGTGGCTCGGCGGGCTCGTCGAACCGACGTCCGCGCTCGACGGCCTGGCCCACCGGGTCCGCCGGCTGCCGTTCGTCGGCTGGACCGAGCTGCCCGGGCTGCTGCGCGACGTCGACATCGCCCTCGCCCCGCTCACCGAGCGCAGCCGCTTCAACGAGGCGAAGTCGGCCATCAAGTGGCTCGAGGCCGCGCTCGTCGAGACCCCCGTCGTCGCCTCGCCCACCGAGCCCTTCCGTGAGGCCATCGACCACGGCCGCACCGGCTTCCTCGCCGCCGGTCACGAGGAGTGGGTCGCCGCGCTGACGTCCCTCCTCGACGACGTCGCGCTGCGCCACCGGGTGGGCAGCCAGGCGCGCCGCGACGCGCTGCTGCGCTGGTCACCCCACCTCCAGGGCCGGGTCTACCTGGAGAACCTGCTCGCCGCGGCGGACCACGTCCGGCGCGAGGGCCCGCGTCGGCCGACGGACTGGGAGCCGGTCGTCGACGACGAGCCGCTGTCCGCCGCGGACGCCTACGTCGAGCCCTACGCCCTGCCGGCCCCCGCCGGCCGCGTGCCCGCCGCGCTGCTGAGCCACCCGCTCGCGCGCAAGGCCGCCGCGGCACGGCGCGTGTACCGCGCCGAGGGAGCCCGTGAGGTCGGCCGCCGGGTCGTGCGCACGCTGCGCGCCCGCGTCCGCCGGTGA
- a CDS encoding glycosyltransferase family 2 protein, with product MKLFVQVPCLNEEETLPMVLESIPREIPGIDEIEILIIDDGSTDRTIEVAQAHGVRHIVRHARNMGLARSFRDGVDYALAHGADIVVNTDGDNQYPQERITDLVQPIVHGTADIVIADRQTSTIAHFSPFKKAMQQVGSSVVNKAAGTALPDAASGFRAYSKNALLRLNVITQFSYCMETIIQAGNKRLRIASLPIETNPKTRESRLFKNIWQHMFKSAGAISRSYLMFKPHLVLGTLGTLMLIAALVPFVRFFVFWLQGEGSGHVQSLIFGSAMLVGALLSYALLVIADLQRTNRVLLEESLERIKVLQYRPPADVAGDDRFAHNGNGLGHHLGLAVPPQNAQHPTTLATGETVEQ from the coding sequence GTGAAGCTGTTTGTCCAGGTCCCGTGCCTCAACGAGGAAGAGACCCTGCCGATGGTCCTCGAGTCGATCCCGCGGGAGATCCCCGGGATCGACGAGATCGAGATCCTCATCATCGACGACGGATCCACCGACCGCACGATCGAGGTCGCGCAGGCGCACGGGGTGCGCCACATCGTGCGCCACGCCCGCAACATGGGCCTGGCCCGCTCCTTCCGCGACGGCGTCGACTACGCGCTCGCGCACGGGGCGGACATCGTCGTCAACACCGACGGCGACAACCAGTACCCGCAGGAGCGGATCACCGACCTCGTCCAGCCGATCGTCCACGGCACCGCCGACATCGTCATCGCCGACCGGCAGACGAGCACGATCGCGCACTTCTCGCCCTTCAAGAAGGCGATGCAGCAGGTCGGCTCGAGCGTCGTGAACAAGGCGGCCGGGACGGCCCTGCCCGACGCCGCCTCCGGCTTCCGCGCCTACTCCAAGAACGCGCTGCTGCGCCTCAACGTCATCACGCAGTTCTCCTACTGCATGGAGACGATCATCCAGGCCGGCAACAAGCGCCTGCGCATCGCCTCGCTGCCGATCGAGACGAACCCCAAGACGCGCGAGTCGCGGCTGTTCAAGAACATCTGGCAGCACATGTTCAAGTCCGCGGGCGCCATCTCGCGGTCCTACCTCATGTTCAAGCCGCACCTCGTGCTCGGCACGCTCGGCACGCTCATGCTCATCGCGGCGCTCGTGCCCTTCGTCCGGTTCTTCGTCTTCTGGCTCCAGGGCGAGGGCAGCGGCCACGTCCAGTCGCTCATCTTCGGCAGTGCGATGCTCGTCGGAGCACTGCTGAGCTACGCCCTGCTCGTCATCGCCGACCTCCAGCGCACCAACCGGGTGCTGCTCGAGGAGAGCCTCGAGCGGATCAAGGTGCTCCAGTACCGCCCGCCCGCCGACGTCGCGGGCGACGACCGGTTCGCGCACAACGGCAACGGCCTCGGCCACCACCTGGGACTGGCCGTGCCGCCCCAGAACGCGCAGCACCCGACGACCCTGGCCACGGGCGAGACCGTCGAGCAGTGA
- a CDS encoding YfhO family protein encodes MTAAQERRRARLGTVAAWAPLVALVVLLLGPALVGAQLFAAGDLIERQAPWAEASTVETVTNACVSDTVDAALPHALSFRDRIAAGDAAPLWESSASAGTILGAAPFQGVVSPIFLATLPLPDVLFPAWMKLLEIGVVLLGTVLWARRLGLSVAAGALGGFLYATSGYLVMWTGWPQTRTAAFFPLVFWAVERIVQDRTLRSALPLPFVVAGVVLGGFPAIVVHTVYLAALYGVVRLVVLNRRERPAPGGSPWRRWGRAPALAAAGGLAGLALVAFQVVPWAQQLRESVDLERRASAWQLTLDWPEILTMAYPEALGSCASGAARWGSLIPVEGVSFVGAGALVLCVAALVMPPASDRLRAVRGFLLLAIVLTLAVTFVGGGLNYLVQLLPGMGGSGLQRTRAVGGLMFAMLAAVGFDSLVRGPRPGVGRRRWALAAAVAVVAALGVAALLVREVAPGPAEWAQARPSVVLGLVAGVLVAAAWAAVLVRPRPAQVVAAVLVPLVLAVEGITFAAAWWPRADPDTLYRDTRTDAFLSENLGHDRMVGMYGAYWYSAAQVPGLRSLSGHTFTPEEWRALLLAADKGMFRSATSHSLSSPQALTSPVLDRFATRYAVMDTHVIPPGSFWGDGEQGTGVVRAGAGADGPVAARTVEAGTPVRAALVELAEPLGDVPEGGDPGRLVVEALDEDGKVLATGSRRLRDGESGVVGVALAGEELPTDGPVTLQVRVEGGPGVELRAAGDNEAQRGEAWLGVIVAGDDDLTLVDTTDALVLERENALPRFRWASDAAECTDAPECAALMAQVPGSTVLLEDADVAAFDGAGAEIEVLRDDDDLQQVRVEADGAGMLVVADGVHSGWVARLDGQEVPILTADHAMRGVAVPAGEHVVELSYEPTGWGALPWVAGATAVGLLGLWLWLARAGRPADRPRHATGR; translated from the coding sequence GTGACCGCGGCGCAGGAGAGGCGGCGCGCCCGCCTCGGCACGGTCGCGGCGTGGGCGCCCCTCGTCGCCCTCGTCGTCCTCCTGCTCGGCCCCGCGCTCGTCGGGGCGCAGCTGTTCGCCGCCGGCGACCTCATCGAGCGCCAGGCGCCGTGGGCCGAGGCCTCGACCGTCGAGACCGTGACGAACGCGTGCGTCTCCGACACCGTCGACGCCGCACTCCCGCACGCGCTGAGCTTCCGCGACCGGATCGCCGCGGGTGACGCCGCGCCGCTGTGGGAGTCGAGCGCGAGCGCCGGGACGATCCTCGGGGCCGCCCCGTTCCAGGGTGTCGTGTCCCCGATCTTCCTCGCCACCCTGCCCCTCCCCGACGTCCTGTTCCCCGCGTGGATGAAGCTCCTGGAGATCGGCGTCGTCCTCCTCGGCACCGTGCTGTGGGCGCGCCGCCTGGGGCTGTCGGTCGCGGCGGGAGCCCTCGGCGGGTTCCTCTACGCGACGAGCGGGTACCTCGTCATGTGGACCGGCTGGCCGCAGACCCGCACCGCCGCCTTCTTCCCGCTCGTCTTCTGGGCGGTCGAGCGGATCGTCCAGGACCGCACGCTGCGCTCGGCGCTGCCGCTGCCGTTCGTCGTCGCGGGCGTCGTCCTCGGCGGGTTCCCCGCGATCGTCGTCCACACCGTCTACCTCGCGGCCCTCTACGGGGTCGTCCGGCTCGTCGTGCTCAACCGGCGCGAGCGGCCGGCTCCCGGCGGCTCACCGTGGCGCAGGTGGGGCCGTGCCCCGGCACTCGCCGCGGCCGGCGGGCTCGCCGGGCTCGCGCTCGTCGCCTTCCAGGTCGTGCCCTGGGCCCAGCAGCTGCGCGAGAGCGTCGACCTCGAGCGCCGGGCGAGCGCGTGGCAGCTCACCCTCGACTGGCCCGAGATCCTCACCATGGCCTACCCGGAGGCGCTCGGCTCCTGCGCGTCGGGCGCGGCGCGCTGGGGCAGCCTCATCCCCGTCGAGGGCGTGAGCTTCGTCGGCGCCGGCGCGCTGGTCCTGTGCGTGGCCGCCCTCGTCATGCCGCCGGCCTCCGACCGGCTGCGCGCGGTGCGCGGTTTCCTCCTCCTCGCCATCGTCCTCACGCTCGCCGTGACGTTCGTCGGCGGCGGGCTCAACTACCTCGTCCAGCTCCTGCCCGGCATGGGCGGCTCCGGTCTCCAGCGCACCCGCGCGGTCGGCGGGCTCATGTTCGCCATGCTCGCCGCCGTCGGCTTCGACTCGCTCGTACGCGGCCCCCGGCCCGGGGTGGGGCGCCGGCGCTGGGCGCTGGCTGCCGCCGTCGCGGTGGTCGCGGCCCTCGGGGTCGCCGCGCTGCTCGTGCGGGAGGTCGCTCCCGGACCGGCCGAGTGGGCCCAGGCCCGCCCCTCGGTGGTCCTCGGGCTCGTCGCCGGCGTGCTCGTCGCCGCGGCGTGGGCGGCGGTGCTGGTGCGCCCCCGGCCCGCGCAGGTGGTCGCGGCCGTGCTCGTCCCGCTCGTCCTCGCCGTCGAGGGCATCACCTTCGCGGCGGCCTGGTGGCCCCGCGCCGACCCCGACACCCTCTACCGCGACACCCGCACCGACGCGTTCCTCTCCGAGAACCTCGGGCACGACCGCATGGTCGGGATGTACGGCGCCTACTGGTACTCCGCCGCCCAGGTGCCCGGCCTTCGGTCCCTGTCCGGGCACACCTTCACCCCCGAGGAGTGGCGCGCGCTGCTCCTCGCCGCCGACAAGGGGATGTTCCGCTCGGCGACGAGCCACTCGCTGTCGAGCCCGCAGGCGCTCACCTCACCGGTCCTGGACCGCTTCGCCACCCGCTACGCGGTCATGGACACCCACGTCATCCCGCCGGGAAGCTTCTGGGGCGACGGCGAGCAGGGCACCGGCGTCGTGCGCGCCGGCGCCGGTGCGGACGGGCCGGTGGCCGCGCGGACCGTCGAGGCCGGCACCCCCGTGCGCGCCGCGCTCGTCGAGCTCGCCGAGCCGCTCGGGGACGTCCCGGAGGGCGGCGACCCGGGCCGCCTCGTCGTCGAGGCGCTCGACGAGGACGGGAAGGTGCTCGCGACGGGCAGCCGCCGCCTGCGCGACGGGGAGTCCGGCGTCGTCGGCGTCGCGCTCGCGGGGGAGGAGCTGCCCACCGACGGGCCGGTCACCCTCCAGGTCCGCGTCGAGGGCGGCCCCGGCGTCGAGCTGCGGGCCGCGGGCGACAACGAGGCCCAGCGCGGGGAGGCCTGGCTCGGCGTCATCGTCGCCGGGGACGACGACCTCACGCTCGTCGACACGACCGACGCGCTCGTCCTCGAGCGCGAGAACGCCCTGCCGCGCTTCCGGTGGGCGTCCGACGCCGCGGAGTGCACCGACGCGCCCGAGTGCGCCGCGCTCATGGCGCAGGTGCCCGGGAGCACCGTCCTCCTCGAGGACGCCGACGTCGCGGCCTTCGACGGCGCCGGCGCCGAGATCGAGGTGCTCCGCGACGACGACGACCTCCAGCAGGTCCGGGTCGAGGCCGACGGGGCCGGGATGCTCGTCGTCGCCGACGGCGTGCACAGCGGCTGGGTCGCGCGCCTCGACGGCCAGGAGGTGCCGATCCTCACCGCCGACCACGCGATGCGGGGTGTGGCGGTGCCCGCGGGGGAGCACGTCGTCGAGCTGTCCTACGAGCCCACCGGGTGGGGGGCGCTGCCGTGGGTGGCCGGCGCCACGGCGGTCGGTCTCCTCGGGCTGTGGCTGTGGCTCGCCCGGGCGGGGCGCCCGGCGGACCGCCCGCGGCACGCGACGGGCCGATAG
- a CDS encoding glycosyltransferase, which translates to MRILAFGTYDVGRHPRVQVLVDGLRAHGDEVLELNRPLGLSTADKVRALRSPLALPGFALRMARRWASLAWGSRRFRGPGRPDAVLVGYLGHFDVLLARLLFPRTTIVLDHLIFAADTARDRGTPEGLRTRLLALLDRLALGAADVVVVDTEEHRALAPAGSDTVVVDVGATDAWFAAAAPQPPADEPLSVVFFGLFTPLQGTETLGRALRLLHERGVEVRVTLVGDGQDAPAVRESVAGLPWVTWHDWVAPGDLPGLVAAHDVCLGVFGTTDKARRVVPNKVYQGAAAGCAVVTSDTPPQRRVLGDSALFVPPGDAEALADALAGLAADREQLARLRDRARAWSGERFTAGAVTAPLEEVLAR; encoded by the coding sequence GTGAGGATCCTGGCCTTCGGCACCTACGACGTGGGGCGCCACCCGCGCGTCCAGGTGCTCGTCGACGGCCTGCGCGCGCACGGCGACGAGGTCCTCGAGCTCAACCGCCCGCTCGGGCTGTCGACGGCGGACAAGGTCCGCGCCCTGCGCAGCCCGCTCGCGCTGCCCGGCTTCGCGCTGCGGATGGCACGGCGCTGGGCCTCCCTCGCCTGGGGCAGCCGTCGCTTCCGCGGACCCGGCCGGCCCGACGCCGTCCTCGTCGGGTACCTCGGGCACTTCGACGTCCTGCTCGCCCGGCTCCTCTTCCCGCGGACGACGATCGTCCTGGACCACCTGATCTTCGCGGCGGACACCGCTCGTGACCGGGGCACCCCCGAGGGGCTGCGCACCCGGCTGCTCGCCCTGCTCGACCGCCTGGCGCTGGGCGCTGCGGACGTCGTCGTCGTGGACACCGAGGAGCACCGGGCGCTCGCGCCCGCCGGGAGCGACACGGTCGTCGTCGACGTCGGCGCGACCGACGCGTGGTTCGCCGCTGCGGCGCCGCAGCCGCCCGCCGACGAGCCGCTGAGCGTCGTCTTCTTCGGCCTGTTCACCCCGCTCCAGGGCACCGAGACCCTCGGCCGTGCGCTGCGCCTGCTCCACGAGCGCGGCGTCGAGGTCCGGGTCACGCTCGTCGGCGACGGGCAGGACGCCCCCGCCGTGCGCGAGTCCGTCGCCGGGCTGCCGTGGGTGACCTGGCACGACTGGGTCGCCCCGGGCGACCTGCCCGGTCTCGTCGCCGCGCACGACGTGTGCCTCGGCGTCTTCGGCACGACCGACAAGGCCAGGCGCGTCGTGCCCAACAAGGTCTACCAGGGCGCCGCCGCCGGCTGCGCGGTCGTCACGAGCGACACCCCGCCGCAGCGCCGCGTGCTCGGTGACTCCGCCCTGTTCGTGCCGCCGGGGGACGCCGAGGCGCTGGCCGACGCGCTCGCCGGCCTCGCCGCCGACCGCGAGCAGCTCGCGCGGCTGCGCGACCGGGCGCGGGCGTGGAGCGGCGAGCGGTTCACCGCCGGCGCGGTCACCGCGCCCCTGGAGGAGGTGCTGGCCCGATGA
- a CDS encoding lysylphosphatidylglycerol synthase domain-containing protein, translated as MSRVLSALRSRWARVVFLLAALAFGIWAVASQWDGVTAALAAISPLQLLAVLAVSLAYVFLTMLSWRAVMTDLGSRLSVRDASRVFFVSQVGKYLPGGVWNIVAAAEMGADHEIPRRRSVSVMAVSILVSIVTGLLLAVVAVLLGPPELREQFGWVAWTLPVFLVLLLPPVLNRVLGLALSLARRPALEQPLTGGGVARSAAWALAGWVLAGVQVWLIASQLGMDADLATLALAVGGYALAWIVGFLAIVVPAGVGVREAVLGALLAGQLDAGAVVVTVLLARVVLTVADLLLGLGAMSLLRRRSRREVLPG; from the coding sequence ATGAGCCGCGTCCTGTCCGCGCTGCGCTCCCGCTGGGCCCGCGTGGTCTTCCTCCTCGCCGCACTCGCCTTCGGGATCTGGGCGGTCGCCAGCCAGTGGGACGGCGTCACCGCCGCGCTCGCCGCGATCTCCCCGCTCCAGCTGCTCGCCGTCCTCGCGGTGAGCCTGGCCTACGTCTTCCTCACCATGCTCTCGTGGCGGGCGGTGATGACCGACCTCGGCTCCCGGCTGTCCGTGCGGGACGCGAGCCGGGTGTTCTTCGTGTCCCAGGTCGGCAAGTACCTGCCCGGCGGGGTGTGGAACATCGTCGCCGCGGCCGAGATGGGTGCCGACCACGAGATCCCGCGCCGCCGGTCGGTCTCGGTCATGGCCGTGTCGATCCTCGTCTCCATCGTCACCGGCCTGCTCCTCGCCGTCGTCGCGGTCCTCCTCGGTCCGCCCGAGCTGCGCGAGCAGTTCGGGTGGGTGGCCTGGACGCTGCCGGTCTTCCTCGTCCTGCTCCTGCCGCCCGTCCTCAACCGGGTGCTCGGTCTCGCGCTGTCCCTCGCGCGGCGGCCCGCCCTGGAGCAGCCGCTCACCGGCGGGGGCGTGGCGCGCTCGGCGGCGTGGGCGCTGGCCGGCTGGGTGCTCGCGGGCGTCCAGGTCTGGCTCATCGCCTCGCAGCTCGGCATGGACGCCGACCTCGCCACCCTGGCCCTCGCCGTCGGCGGCTACGCCCTCGCGTGGATCGTCGGCTTCCTCGCCATCGTCGTGCCCGCGGGAGTGGGGGTGCGCGAGGCCGTCCTCGGCGCCCTGCTCGCCGGGCAGCTCGACGCCGGCGCCGTGGTCGTCACGGTGCTCCTGGCCCGCGTCGTCCTCACCGTCGCCGACCTCCTGCTCGGCCTGGGCGCCATGTCGCTGCTGCGCAGGCGCAGCCGGCGCGAGGTCCTGCCCGGCTAG